A window of Metopolophium dirhodum isolate CAU chromosome 6, ASM1992520v1, whole genome shotgun sequence genomic DNA:
tcaagggTTTTgaatatctatatgtataagtacCGCTggatgattattttatcatttaacactttatttcaaaaagtataaatgtttttgaaaaaaaaaaaatattacatagtttCTAGTCCTTAAAAAAccacgtttaaaaaaaatatatatatttatattttatccttaacattttttaagttttttactattttgaatgataacatacagtaagttttaatttcatattcgaaagcataatatttttcttagtatttcgaATTTCCATACAtacaaatcgaatttaggacaagtaattttttagttatataactttataagtaagtttttaaagtttgaatgaGCGGAGTGGTGTGGTACCTACGCCGCACCTATATTATAGTCGCCCCGCTAGATGTTGTTCCACTACTcagctcatctaaactttaagtacttataactcataaactacctatcctaaattcgattttaatgtatcaaaatactgagaaaaatattctgccAAGTAgccaatagtattataatattcttctgaaatgaaattaaaaccgtatgttgtaattcaaaaaagaaaaaacttaaaatataatttttttataaaaacaagttGTTTTATAACGACTTGAAaccgtttaaaaaaattattttcaaaaacattgatacttatgtacctataaaatagtACAGGTACTcactatttataggtataaatgtatagtcaATGTTAATTCGTTtagtacttttataaaaatttcataatatattctaatcacgttaaatatattaaagaattaaattaaaatttatattcgccacataatattatcatacttatTTAATCAAACAATCAGTAAAAATGTCTTTAGTGTCTAGTGATATTACCTATTTTacgtattacaatttacaacataaCAACTAGATTGGATTTGTTAAAAACTACAAAACTGTCgttaatttaacaatttcattaataatttaaaatatcaatgttttaCATCTCTAAAGTAGCTACTGCCTACCATTTAGACCAATATTTTCCGTCCGCAATGAGTTACAagcttataacatatataactCGTATTGCCGTATTACAAATGCACATTGCCGTTTTGTATTTTGCCACTTTATAATTGTAGCAACTAGAAACTAAATGCATATATAGCAAgctaaaaaaatgaatgtacaaataattatatcaatcatTGTTAATACTGTGTAATACCTTTCtcgtttaacttaaaattaaaatattacattttacataaaaataggttttgaactttgaaatgttattaattacctacctaattttttttctattatttaggTAACTACTACGTGTAGTACAAATGCCATAAATCTAGTGAAAGGACTGGGACCAGATAATATCATTGACTACACTACCGCAGATGCGCAAAAACAGTTGGAACAGTATGGAAAGTATGTAAACATTGTAAACccatcttaaaatatataatattatgtagataactggaatagtaaaatattaaataataatgcagtATGGCGtagaaaatcgtaaaaaaacctTTTATTGTCTCTGCCTGTATATTAACGATGTCAACGTTGAAAATGTTGACATAATGGTGattggtaaattataatatttatgcaaaataattgtttaaataataatcgataacattttcaacgctgcatttttgttattgtaatgatatagttataaattattataatacattatgaaggTACGACCTGATTCTGGACGCGGCCGGGATACCATACGAAGATATCGGCGGCGCATACACGCCGCTCTTGAAACCATGGTCATGGGCGAAATTCGTCACCCTCCGCAGTCCCGTGTTGCGCAACACAGACGCGTACGGAATGGTCTTCGGCATGCTGAAGAACGCGTACGACCTGGTGGCGCCGAACGTCTGTTCCGGCGCCGTGTTCAAAGGCTCCACTATCCGTTGGGGTTTTTTCATGCCCGTTGAGCACGGAGTTGAGGAGCTAGCCCGGCTAGCCGCGGAGAAGAAGATCACCGTGCCCGTCGACAGCGTTTACGGGTTTGCGGACATGAAGGAAGCGTTTGGCAAGGTAAAGGCCGGACACCTCCGGGGCAAAGTGGTCGTCAAGTTTGACGAAAAGTAACAGAAGTGCCTCGAATTTTAGAACTTTGAGAAACATGgaccgaatataatataatattatatctattagcTTCTGAAGCTCATTTATGTCTTCCAGAGAAATATATCATCCTTCCTATAATGATTAATTTCTTACTTAAACTTATGTATCTACtcttatacctaacctatatatggCTACATTCTCTTTTACATTTCAACTGAAGTTTAATGTCATATACTcactcatatattatactatgtattgccgaaaaaaaaatatatcatccgTTCATCTATTATCGTGCAGAAACTTAGTCATCACAAAAAGTCTAAATCAGCTTAATCGTTGATCAAccattaaatacaacaaaacatTTAGCATCGTTGGCAATCAGCTACCTTATTTGTGTATGTCCAAAATTATATAatcctataatataaaatgtaatatagtgtGGAGTCCATGTGAAATGTGAATATGTTATTTGAATCAACTTTTTAttagtacaattattgtaattagtaGTCTTaactatgtaatttttttgttactttattttaaaccaatttattttataagtgctAATTGGTAATAAAGATACATTATATTGGCATTTtgctttaatttattatttcattaatttagttATGGATAATGTAGTAAAATTATCAAAGTTTAAGTTTgttatttgtacatattatttgtgCATCACAAAAAGTAGttcatattttcttttattgaaagacataatttatttaaattattaactgtaaTACTGCATATGGTAAAATACCTACAACCAACGCAAtagataaaacataaataatattaacaattaaataatgtgCGCCACAGAAgagatgatgatgatgaaaaaGTATTAATACTTGAATTACCtatgtcaaaaatatattacactgaacatgttatttatataatataaaaataaaattcattgattaatatactgtaaattatggatcaaaaatgattataatttaataattaataaacaaaacaacaataaataatgcatAAGTTCATAAAACTAACTccttacattttttatcaaccctataattctataaatgtaaaatcaaaaagtatttgaattcTACCTATTGTTCTGTTCCCTGATAAAAGGGTGAAGGAAAATACTCAATTAGTACTATGTGTTATCCTTAACTCTGAAGAAGAATACATTTTGTACTCCCCTAGTTGttgcatttaaaatagtaaaattaaattaaattttgccaAATACCGCATATATTTtgatcatattaaaaaaaaattatctctcAGTTCTCaaaccaataaataattgtagtagtcaacattttaataaaacgcgtctatattatgaaaaatgtataaaataatctaGTAATTtcatgaacaataatattatatcaaatgatGTAACCGtaaaaagtacaaataaaaaaaaaagtttaaaaagtcatctttttaaattaactataaacaaaataataatactaaaataaacaaatgagtCTTGTAATGGTTacacacataataaataaaaacttatgtaACACATTTAAAACAGaacaattcaattaaattaaactaacacaaaatcaaaaaactcaaccataatagattttaaatataattaacacacaacaataaaaatcaaaaataaatcaaagtctTTTGGTTACGTAAAATAGTAttggaataaaatgttttgccaattataaaattatgctggtaataaatattattcaagtgTTTAAAGCACCGAATCATAAagttaacaacaataaattgtggATAGGTACTAACAATTAAATACAACGTGcatctgtataaaaatattaaaaattaaggtcgcaaacaattaaataaattataggtaaaataaaaattatataaaaatgaatctagtAAGCAtcagtcacaaaaaaaaaaatataaaatgcattatgCATATGTAATATCGAACAATAATGAAAACATCAGTTAAAGTTTCTAGGAATTCTATGGACTCGGCATTTTAAAGTTTCAGCAAACATCGATGTCTTGTCAATTTGATGTTTCATGAATGTTTGATTACCCAATATTAATAAGGTGCATTCCAAGTATTTATTGATAGACATTCCAAGTAGACTCTGGGCAGCTAAAGAACGAATTTTACCAAGTTTTTCTAGCAGTTGATTTAGCAGTTTCTCCATGACAAGGACTATGTCTTGTTGTAGTTGGTCGCCAACCACACAATTCTTGTTCGGTATGGGATAATGCAATATGTCTCGCATGTACGACATGAATTCACACAGTTCATTGGGAGTAACTTCCAAATCCAATACCTGTAATCAAAAGTAATTTAAGTAcatttattagttttgtttaCCCAAAAGTCAtatatgtattcaaaatattaccaATAATAAGTTGTTCAACTTTTGCGACCGATCCCTCAACGCCTTTGTTGATAAACATATCTTTTTTTGTGCACCTTTTGTAATGGAATTTTTGTTAACTTTGGCTATGAAATCTTCAATATTGTCCTCATCGATGAATTCAATTTCCAGATAACTGAGACTGTTGAAGAACCATTGGTATTTATGTAGTTTCAAGTAGTGAAGCCATTTAGCAACTGCTCCATCCATATCTTGATTGAGAATCGTCAGGTCGATTAGTGACTGTGGGTCTCCCAAAGTAGTGGCTCTGTTGGTCTTTGCAATCATTTCCAGATGGTTGTAGCCAAAACATTCCActgaaaaaacaaattgtacatCATATTTAAGTATTGGTATGTGCTTAGTCAATGTTTAATTCTTACTTCTAAAATGTGGTAGACCAGGAGCAGAATTTAAATTTGTCGGTTGCAGAATGTTTTGCCAAACAGAAGTATTCGGCTGTTGAGCAGGCCGAATATTAAATGGTTGAAAAGGATCTATGTGTGGTGGTCTAAAATAATTTGGCCATAAGTTTCCTGTCAAAGTTTCTGTCGGCATGTAGTGGTGCTCACTATTGTTCAGTTGATTTACTTGGCAAATGAGATGTTTCAAATTcctgaaaatttataaaatgttgttatatgttgaaaaaatgcattgaaaaaaatcaagGTTTATACTCACTCGTGAATGATTGTTAAGTTTGGTGATTTCTCAAtcaaattgcatatttttactgCTATCTCAATGTTGGTACCATTTTCAATTGTTTGGTTTAGCATACGTCTTAAAGTGTACATATACTCCTCTTTGGccattatgttgttattttttaccaaCATCAATGCTTCATGAAGTTTGACAAATGATTTTGACGGTTGATTATTTAACCATTTGGTAATTTTACTTGGATCATTAGAATCCAGTTCTCTTTTTTTCATCTCTCTATACAACACGGTGTATAGATCAGAATAGTTGAATGACAGATGATCTAGAGATTCACTTAGACGTTCTTGTCGCTCTTTGAATGA
This region includes:
- the LOC132946923 gene encoding protein Smaug homolog 2-like → MDEMKQLAETLMQCKSFKERQERLSESLDHLSFNYSDLYTVLYREMKKRELDSNDPSKITKWLNNQPSKSFVKLHEALMLVKNNNIMAKEEYMYTLRRMLNQTIENGTNIEIAVKICNLIEKSPNLTIIHENLKHLICQVNQLNNSEHHYMPTETLTGNLWPNYFRPPHIDPFQPFNIRPAQQPNTSVWQNILQPTNLNSAPGLPHFRMECFGYNHLEMIAKTNRATTLGDPQSLIDLTILNQDMDGAVAKWLHYLKLHKYQWFFNSLSYLEIEFIDEDNIEDFIAKVNKNSITKGAQKKICLSTKALRDRSQKLNNLLLVLDLEVTPNELCEFMSYMRDILHYPIPNKNCVVGDQLQQDIVLVMEKLLNQLLEKLGKIRSLAAQSLLGMSINKYLECTLLILGNQTFMKHQIDKTSMFAETLKCRVHRIPRNFN